A stretch of the Candidatus Cloacimonadota bacterium genome encodes the following:
- the ligA gene encoding NAD-dependent DNA ligase LigA — MEKTKIKKRIELLTKEIEFHNKKYYVENRPVISDYEFDQLMRELQELENKYPEFALPDSPTQRVGSDITNEFESIPHIVPMQSLSNAYSFSELKDFLLRVEKGLGISSLEYVVEQKIDGVSINLLYENGVLIHALTRGDGTVGENITKNAKTIRDIPLSIGYRKRIEIRGEIYLARDEFNKLNEQRQKAGNEPFANPRNAAAGSIKLKYSKDTAKRHLNAIFYGMGFTAENEFSTQYEFLQFLKNHGFPTNQNIKKCGSLKEIKLFCNEWEPKRFDLPFDIDGMVIKVDLIDYQEKLGGTAKSPRWAIAYKFKAEEVITKLNRIEFQVGRTGAITPVAKLTPVRISGSTVSNATLHNEDEVKRLQLKIGDYVKVVKSGEIIPKIIEVVFGKRDGTEKDFQMIKECPVCHTKLARKQDEAIWRCPNVSCPAQIKRNLEHFASRNAMDIEGLGTSVIATLVDKNFVKNFADLYKFDYTKLKSLEGFEEKSVQNLRNAIEKSKSIPFPKVLYAIGIRYVGVKTARILAENFGSIENLRKATVEELSEVPEIGEKIALSIVEYFQNEKNSELINELRNIGLQFQIKKEEKKEKKLDGLKFVLTGTLPNYSRNEMKELIISNGGEVLSAISKNVDYLVLGENPGSKLEKAKKIESIKIISEAEVIEMMKN; from the coding sequence ATGGAAAAAACAAAGATAAAAAAAAGAATTGAACTATTAACAAAAGAGATAGAATTTCATAATAAGAAATACTATGTTGAGAATCGTCCTGTTATCTCAGATTATGAATTTGACCAATTGATGCGTGAACTTCAGGAGTTGGAAAATAAGTATCCAGAATTTGCTTTACCTGACTCCCCTACCCAACGAGTTGGCTCTGACATTACAAACGAATTTGAATCAATTCCGCACATTGTGCCAATGCAAAGTTTGAGTAATGCTTACTCTTTTTCGGAGCTAAAAGATTTTTTACTTCGTGTAGAAAAAGGGCTTGGAATATCATCATTAGAATATGTTGTAGAGCAAAAGATAGATGGGGTCAGTATCAACCTGCTTTATGAAAATGGTGTTTTGATTCACGCTTTAACGCGAGGAGATGGAACTGTCGGTGAAAACATTACTAAAAACGCGAAAACTATTAGAGACATTCCTTTAAGTATAGGGTACAGGAAACGGATTGAGATTCGTGGCGAAATTTATCTTGCAAGAGATGAATTTAATAAACTTAACGAGCAAAGGCAAAAGGCTGGGAATGAACCTTTCGCAAATCCACGAAATGCTGCTGCTGGCTCTATTAAACTCAAGTATTCCAAGGATACTGCAAAGCGACATCTGAATGCAATTTTTTACGGAATGGGATTTACTGCGGAAAACGAGTTTTCCACCCAATACGAATTTCTTCAATTTCTGAAGAATCATGGTTTTCCCACAAACCAAAATATTAAAAAATGCGGGTCTTTAAAAGAGATAAAATTGTTTTGTAATGAATGGGAACCAAAGCGTTTTGACCTACCATTTGACATTGACGGTATGGTAATCAAAGTTGATTTGATTGATTATCAGGAAAAACTTGGAGGCACGGCAAAAAGCCCAAGATGGGCTATTGCGTATAAATTCAAAGCAGAGGAAGTAATTACAAAATTAAATAGAATTGAATTTCAGGTTGGACGAACAGGAGCAATAACTCCAGTTGCAAAATTGACACCTGTTAGAATTTCTGGTTCTACTGTTTCAAACGCAACATTACATAATGAAGACGAGGTTAAGCGTTTGCAACTCAAGATTGGAGACTATGTTAAAGTAGTAAAATCAGGAGAGATAATTCCAAAAATCATTGAAGTTGTATTTGGAAAAAGGGATGGAACAGAAAAGGATTTTCAGATGATAAAGGAGTGCCCAGTCTGCCATACCAAATTGGCGCGAAAGCAGGATGAGGCAATTTGGCGATGCCCGAATGTGTCCTGTCCAGCACAAATCAAACGCAATTTAGAACACTTCGCTTCCCGAAATGCAATGGATATTGAAGGTCTTGGTACATCAGTTATTGCAACTTTGGTTGACAAAAACTTTGTGAAGAATTTTGCTGATTTATACAAATTTGATTATACTAAACTGAAATCGTTGGAAGGTTTTGAGGAAAAATCAGTTCAAAATTTAAGAAATGCAATTGAGAAAAGCAAATCAATCCCGTTTCCCAAAGTGCTGTATGCTATAGGCATTCGCTATGTTGGGGTAAAGACCGCCAGAATTCTCGCAGAAAATTTCGGTTCAATTGAGAATTTAAGAAAAGCCACTGTTGAAGAATTGTCAGAAGTTCCAGAGATTGGAGAAAAAATTGCTTTAAGTATAGTTGAATACTTTCAAAATGAGAAAAATTCTGAACTTATAAATGAACTCCGAAATATTGGCTTACAATTTCAAATTAAGAAAGAAGAGAAAAAAGAAAAGAAACTGGACGGCTTGAAATTTGTTCTTACTGGCACATTACCAAATTATTCTCGCAATGAGATGAAAGAACTTATTATTTCAAATGGCGGTGAAGTGCTTTCTGCTATTAGCAAAAATGTTGATTATCTTGTTCTTGGAGAAAATCCGGGTTCCAAACTGGAGAAGGCAAAAAAGATTGAAAGTATTAAAATTATATCAGAAGCAGAAGTTATTGAGATGATGAAGAATTGA
- a CDS encoding LptF/LptG family permease: MKILSKYILKEHTGPFFLSVAVITSVMLLDRILDLLNLIITKRLPLSTVIKLFGLSLPFMLALSIPMAVLVGTIMAFGRLSSDNEITAFKASGINIYRMMAPVVFVAILLSFFMIHFNNNILPDSNFALKNLLVKIHSRRPTSELKPGLFTKLKNYNFYYHSKDKESELFNEIVIYDRQPGDFPRIITAKNGNVKLSNGGNSLSATLYNGEIHEIDNKAPEKYSSIVFKKYRIDIPDLGLKVNPARYAHRGDREMSSKDMKAKIENLENTRQSKINELNKYKEKLIELQSKISDKEKIKREIKKLKNLIEIRLHRIRSLSAEISRYAVEIHKKYSIAFACLVFILIGAPIGMMTRTNTIGRGFAISSFVFLVYYISLYAGEELADRMIISPFIAMWISNIVFTGIGVYLVIYSVRERRIIHLEKITKIFKSRKVPK; encoded by the coding sequence ATGAAAATCTTATCTAAATATATTCTGAAAGAGCATACAGGACCATTTTTCCTTTCCGTAGCTGTGATAACTTCCGTTATGCTGTTAGATAGGATTTTAGACTTACTAAACCTGATTATCACAAAAAGATTGCCTCTTTCAACAGTGATAAAACTCTTTGGTCTCAGCCTTCCATTTATGCTCGCATTATCTATTCCAATGGCAGTTTTGGTCGGCACTATTATGGCATTTGGCAGACTATCTTCTGATAATGAAATTACTGCATTTAAGGCAAGTGGAATAAATATCTATCGGATGATGGCTCCTGTCGTCTTTGTAGCAATTCTACTTTCTTTTTTTATGATACATTTTAATAACAATATTTTACCTGATAGTAATTTCGCTTTAAAAAATCTACTTGTAAAAATTCACTCTCGGAGGCCCACATCAGAATTAAAACCAGGACTCTTTACTAAATTAAAAAACTATAATTTCTATTACCATAGCAAGGATAAAGAAAGCGAACTCTTTAATGAGATTGTAATTTATGACAGACAACCAGGAGATTTCCCGCGCATCATTACGGCAAAAAACGGAAATGTAAAACTTTCAAATGGAGGGAATTCATTATCAGCAACATTATATAATGGGGAGATTCATGAAATTGACAATAAAGCTCCTGAAAAGTATTCATCAATTGTTTTCAAAAAATATCGTATTGATATACCTGATTTAGGACTTAAAGTAAATCCGGCAAGATATGCACATCGTGGGGACAGAGAGATGAGTTCTAAAGATATGAAAGCAAAAATTGAAAATCTTGAAAACACTCGGCAGTCTAAAATTAATGAATTAAATAAATATAAAGAAAAGTTGATAGAATTACAAAGCAAGATTTCAGATAAAGAAAAGATAAAAAGAGAAATAAAAAAGCTAAAGAACCTTATTGAAATCCGTCTGCATCGCATCAGAAGTTTAAGTGCAGAAATCAGCAGGTATGCAGTGGAAATCCATAAGAAATATTCCATTGCTTTTGCTTGCCTTGTATTTATTCTTATTGGTGCACCAATAGGAATGATGACAAGGACAAATACAATTGGAAGAGGATTTGCAATTAGTTCGTTCGTATTTCTTGTATATTATATTTCACTTTATGCAGGAGAAGAATTAGCAGATAGAATGATTATTTCTCCATTTATCGCAATGTGGATTTCTAATATTGTATTTACAGGCATTGGAGTCTATTTAGTAATCTATTCAGTTCGCGAAAGACGAATTATCCATCTTGAAAAGATAACAAAAATTTTTAAGAGCAGGAAAGTACCGAAATGA